A window of Polaribacter litorisediminis contains these coding sequences:
- a CDS encoding BatD family protein, with protein MLTLSAFAQKPTLEVTVSKNKLGLNQRLKIQFSVNRQGADNFKPPKFNNFKVIQGPSQSVSQSWINGKKSFSQSYSYILQPKRKGELIIGPASIEINRTAIDSKMIKIIVLDPIDVPENPNDPDYIAQQNIHLIAEISKSKPFVGEGIYVEYRLYVSENVSVYDTSVTEAPQYNGFWNQEIDIKGFPVKMGKYNGENYRYIVLQKALLIPTKTGKLTIDPMKMDIVIGVPSGRADFFGNVITKNIRKEFASAKKVISPKSLPLEGKPENFTGAVGQFNFDVSLSKDILKANESSQIKVAVSGKGNLKLFELPTVQTPAELEKYQPERKERVKVNTDGLTGGVTDTYTVVPQYKGKYKIPSVSFSYFNPSSEKYTTIATDDLFVDVTEGKEIVSNNTNTVAKRNVVSTGKNFRYIQTTTALTLKESIDFYQSNLFYALLFLPLIIIPIGILIAKNNQKRNSDIIGRKQRKAEKLAKKYLSEAQKQLGKKEAFYEALERALHNYLKAKLGVEIADISKENITKILEDRNINNTTIMHFIDVLKASDFARYTPVTNTEMKAEFEKAKQVIVELDKQL; from the coding sequence TTGCTAACACTCTCTGCATTTGCTCAAAAACCTACGCTAGAAGTTACCGTGAGTAAAAATAAATTAGGTCTTAATCAACGTTTAAAAATTCAATTTTCTGTTAACAGACAAGGTGCAGATAATTTTAAACCGCCTAAATTTAATAATTTTAAGGTGATACAAGGTCCTAGCCAATCTGTAAGCCAGTCTTGGATTAACGGAAAAAAAAGTTTCTCTCAGTCTTATTCCTATATTCTTCAACCTAAAAGAAAAGGAGAGCTTATTATTGGTCCAGCTAGTATAGAAATTAACAGAACTGCCATCGATTCTAAAATGATTAAAATCATAGTTTTAGATCCTATTGATGTTCCTGAAAACCCAAATGATCCTGATTATATTGCCCAACAAAATATCCATTTAATTGCAGAAATTTCTAAATCTAAACCGTTTGTTGGCGAAGGAATTTATGTAGAATATAGATTATATGTCAGTGAAAATGTAAGCGTTTATGATACTTCTGTAACCGAAGCTCCGCAATACAACGGTTTCTGGAATCAAGAAATTGACATCAAAGGTTTTCCTGTAAAAATGGGAAAATATAATGGTGAAAATTACAGATACATTGTCCTTCAGAAAGCATTACTAATTCCTACTAAGACCGGAAAATTGACGATAGATCCCATGAAAATGGATATTGTTATTGGAGTTCCCTCAGGCAGGGCAGATTTTTTTGGAAACGTAATTACCAAAAATATTCGCAAAGAATTTGCTTCGGCTAAAAAAGTAATTAGTCCTAAAAGTCTTCCTTTAGAAGGCAAACCAGAGAATTTTACAGGCGCAGTGGGTCAATTTAACTTTGATGTTTCTTTAAGTAAAGATATTTTAAAAGCCAATGAATCGTCACAAATAAAAGTAGCGGTTTCAGGAAAAGGAAATTTAAAATTATTTGAACTACCGACTGTTCAAACTCCTGCTGAGTTAGAAAAATATCAACCCGAAAGAAAAGAAAGAGTAAAAGTGAATACCGATGGCTTGACGGGTGGTGTTACAGATACCTATACTGTAGTGCCTCAATACAAAGGAAAATACAAAATACCAAGCGTTTCTTTTTCCTACTTTAATCCTAGTTCAGAAAAATATACCACCATCGCTACAGATGATTTATTTGTAGATGTTACAGAAGGAAAAGAAATAGTATCGAATAATACAAATACTGTAGCGAAGAGAAATGTTGTTTCGACTGGAAAAAACTTTAGATACATTCAAACCACTACAGCACTAACTTTAAAAGAATCCATCGATTTTTATCAATCAAATCTTTTTTATGCACTTCTTTTTCTTCCATTAATAATCATTCCAATAGGAATTCTAATTGCTAAAAATAATCAAAAACGAAATAGCGACATTATTGGAAGAAAACAACGAAAAGCCGAAAAATTAGCTAAAAAATATTTGTCTGAAGCACAGAAACAATTGGGTAAAAAAGAAGCTTTTTATGAGGCTTTAGAAAGAGCTTTGCATAACTATTTAAAAGCAAAATTAGGTGTTGAAATTGCGGATATCAGTAAAGAAAACATTACAAAAATTCTTGAAGACAGAAATATAAACAACACGACTATAATGCACTTTATAGATGTGTTAAAAGCTTCTGATTTCGCACGTTATACACCTGTTACGAATACAGAAATGAAAGCTGAATTTGAGAAAGCAAAACAAGTAATCGTTGAATTAGATAAACAATTATAA
- a CDS encoding tetratricopeptide repeat protein: protein MKIYIQTILIFLMLFSSAKMLAQKDSIALQRKARKMVRQGNQLYAQKKYTDASVAYRKALDNNANYDKASYNLGNALYESQNFKEAAPQYELSAKTAEDKFTKAEAYHNLGNSMMETKNYQGAVDAYKNSLRNNSKDDETRYNLAVAQKLLDKENEQNKDDKNKDDKNKDKKNKDDKNKDKDKDKKEGDDDKKDKKDDKDKDGKGDEDEDKKKNQDPKKDDKKDEKQKPKPQQGKMSPQQIKQLLESLNNEEKKTQKKMNAKKAKGKKVKQEKDW from the coding sequence ATGAAAATTTACATACAAACGATTCTTATCTTTTTAATGCTATTTTCATCAGCAAAAATGCTTGCACAAAAAGACTCTATTGCTTTGCAACGTAAAGCAAGAAAAATGGTAAGACAAGGCAATCAATTATATGCGCAAAAAAAATATACAGATGCCTCTGTTGCCTATAGAAAAGCTTTAGACAACAACGCCAATTACGATAAGGCAAGTTATAATTTAGGAAATGCTTTGTATGAAAGCCAAAATTTTAAAGAAGCAGCGCCTCAATACGAATTATCAGCAAAAACAGCAGAAGACAAGTTTACAAAAGCAGAAGCCTACCATAATCTTGGTAATTCTATGATGGAAACTAAAAATTATCAAGGAGCAGTAGATGCTTATAAAAATTCATTGCGAAACAATTCTAAAGATGATGAAACGCGCTATAATTTAGCGGTTGCTCAAAAACTACTTGACAAAGAAAATGAGCAAAATAAAGACGACAAAAATAAAGACGATAAAAACAAAGACAAAAAAAATAAGGACGATAAAAATAAGGACAAAGATAAAGACAAGAAAGAAGGTGATGATGATAAGAAAGATAAAAAAGACGACAAGGATAAAGATGGTAAAGGAGATGAAGATGAAGATAAAAAAAAGAATCAAGATCCTAAAAAAGATGATAAAAAAGACGAAAAACAAAAGCCAAAACCTCAACAAGGAAAAATGTCTCCTCAACAAATTAAGCAATTGCTAGAAAGTTTAAATAACGAGGAAAAAAAGACACAAAAGAAAATGAATGCTAAAAAAGCAAAAGGTAAAAAAGTAAAACAAGAAAAAGATTGGTAG
- a CDS encoding VWA domain-containing protein has protein sequence MYKLEEPIYFYLLAVIPAMIVVFLLVLWWKKRTQRKFSNTELLKRLAPNSSTFKSVLKLMMLSLGIAFLVISLVNPKMGSKLKTVKREGVDVVFALDVSKSMLAEDIAPNRLEKAKQIISKIIDKLGSDRVGIIIYAGNSYPLLPITTDHAAANMFLQNANPDMVSSQGTAINEALQLAKTYYNNDDQTNRFLVIISDGEDHEEETKQVAQNLFNDGVKIYTVGVGTERGGPIPMRLNGAMIGYKKDRQGETVITKRNAAVLEEIADIANGRYIDGNVTENPVKRMSEIIANAEKSEFETKQFADYKDQFQWFLGIGILFLLFDTFLFDKKTKWLKKVDLFNEEKTKN, from the coding sequence ATGTACAAATTAGAAGAACCAATTTATTTTTATCTATTAGCAGTCATTCCAGCAATGATTGTAGTTTTTCTATTGGTTTTATGGTGGAAAAAAAGAACGCAGCGTAAATTCTCCAATACTGAATTGCTAAAAAGATTAGCGCCCAACTCCTCCACATTTAAATCCGTTTTAAAATTGATGATGTTGTCCTTGGGAATTGCTTTTTTGGTGATTTCTTTGGTAAATCCAAAAATGGGTTCTAAACTAAAAACGGTTAAAAGAGAAGGTGTAGATGTCGTCTTTGCCTTAGATGTTTCTAAAAGTATGTTGGCAGAAGATATTGCCCCAAACAGACTAGAAAAAGCAAAGCAAATCATTTCAAAAATTATAGATAAACTTGGTTCCGATAGAGTTGGTATTATTATTTATGCAGGTAATTCTTATCCTCTTTTACCTATTACCACAGATCATGCGGCGGCAAATATGTTTTTACAAAATGCCAATCCAGATATGGTTTCTAGTCAAGGAACGGCTATTAATGAAGCGTTACAATTGGCCAAAACCTATTATAATAATGATGATCAAACCAATCGGTTTTTAGTGATTATTTCTGATGGTGAAGACCATGAAGAAGAAACAAAACAAGTGGCACAAAATTTGTTTAATGATGGTGTAAAGATTTATACCGTTGGAGTTGGCACAGAAAGAGGAGGACCAATTCCGATGCGCTTAAATGGTGCAATGATTGGCTATAAAAAAGATCGACAAGGCGAAACGGTGATAACAAAACGGAACGCCGCTGTTTTAGAGGAAATCGCAGACATTGCCAACGGGCGCTACATTGATGGTAATGTTACTGAAAACCCTGTAAAAAGGATGTCTGAAATCATTGCAAATGCCGAAAAAAGCGAGTTTGAAACCAAACAATTTGCAGATTACAAAGACCAATTTCAATGGTTTTTAGGCATCGGAATTTTATTTTTACTTTTTGATACTTTCTTGTTCGATAAGAAAACAAAATGGTTAAAGAAAGTAGATCTATTTAATGAAGAGAAAACAAAAAATTAA
- a CDS encoding vWA domain-containing protein — protein sequence MNWSNFEFLNPEFLWLLILIPVLAIWYFFVRKKDAAVLTIPSIKGFKTKSSFVSKLKPVLSLLRLLALAAIIVALARPRNVSVSKKTKTNKGIDIVMAIDVSASMLARDLSPNRLEALKIVAIDFVNRRPNDRIGIVVYAGESFTQTPITSDKGIVKRTISELKWGQLEGGTAIGMGLGSSVNRLKDSKAKSKVIILLTDGVNNSGNIDPRTATELAKELGIKVYTIGIGTNGMADFPWSKDPRTGLLNFRKQQVEIDEELLKEIAAETNGQYFRATDNTKLAEIYDEIDKLEKTKIEEFKYYNYQEMFRPLVLLALGFLLLEFLLRNTIFKSFI from the coding sequence ATGAATTGGAGTAATTTCGAATTTCTAAATCCAGAGTTTTTGTGGTTGCTAATATTAATTCCTGTATTAGCGATTTGGTATTTCTTTGTCAGAAAAAAAGATGCTGCTGTTTTAACAATACCCAGTATTAAAGGTTTTAAAACAAAATCTTCTTTCGTATCGAAACTAAAACCAGTCTTATCACTTTTAAGATTATTAGCATTGGCGGCTATTATTGTTGCCTTAGCCAGACCAAGAAATGTTTCTGTAAGTAAAAAAACAAAAACAAATAAAGGAATAGACATTGTAATGGCAATTGACGTTTCTGCAAGTATGTTGGCGAGAGATTTAAGCCCTAACCGGTTAGAAGCCTTAAAAATAGTAGCAATAGATTTTGTAAATAGAAGACCAAATGACCGAATAGGTATTGTTGTATATGCAGGAGAAAGCTTTACGCAAACTCCTATTACAAGTGATAAGGGAATTGTAAAACGTACAATTTCTGAATTAAAATGGGGGCAATTAGAAGGCGGAACAGCTATTGGTATGGGTTTAGGATCTAGTGTAAATCGATTAAAAGATAGTAAGGCAAAAAGCAAAGTGATTATTTTACTAACCGATGGTGTTAATAATTCCGGAAATATAGACCCCAGAACCGCCACAGAATTAGCGAAAGAATTAGGGATTAAAGTATATACTATTGGTATCGGTACAAACGGAATGGCAGATTTTCCTTGGAGTAAAGATCCAAGAACAGGGTTATTAAATTTTAGAAAACAGCAAGTAGAGATTGATGAGGAGTTGTTAAAAGAAATTGCAGCTGAAACAAACGGACAATATTTTAGGGCAACTGATAACACGAAATTAGCAGAGATTTATGATGAAATTGATAAACTCGAAAAAACAAAAATAGAAGAATTTAAATATTATAATTATCAAGAAATGTTTAGACCTTTAGTGCTTTTGGCACTTGGTTTTTTACTTTTAGAATTCTTACTGAGAAACACAATATTTAAGAGCTTTATTTAA
- a CDS encoding DUF58 domain-containing protein, giving the protein MDTKEILKKVRKIEIKTKRLSNDIFGGEYHSSFKGRGMTFSEVRQYQFGDDVRAIDWNVTARYNEPYIKVFEEERELTMMLMVDVSGSESFGTSSQFKKDTVTEIAATLAFSATQNNDKVGLILFSDDIELFIPPKKGKSHVLRIIRELIEFHPKSKKTNIAAALKFLSSVIKRSAIVFMLSDFMDDDYEKTLKIAANKHDLTGIRVYDKHDEEIPNLGMVPMLDSETGAIQLVNTSSKTTRRNYKANALRLADYYMNTFKRGGAGTINTRVDESYVKKLLGYFKYKGK; this is encoded by the coding sequence ATGGATACCAAAGAAATACTCAAAAAAGTTCGTAAAATAGAAATTAAGACAAAGCGTTTGTCTAATGATATTTTTGGGGGCGAATACCATTCCTCTTTTAAAGGACGAGGTATGACTTTTTCTGAAGTGCGCCAATATCAATTTGGTGATGATGTAAGAGCCATCGACTGGAATGTTACTGCGCGTTATAACGAACCTTATATTAAAGTTTTTGAAGAAGAGCGTGAATTAACCATGATGTTAATGGTGGATGTTTCTGGTTCAGAATCTTTCGGAACATCCTCACAATTTAAAAAAGATACGGTTACAGAAATTGCAGCAACCCTTGCTTTTTCTGCCACTCAAAATAACGATAAAGTAGGTTTAATTTTATTTTCTGATGATATTGAGTTGTTTATTCCGCCTAAAAAAGGAAAAAGCCACGTTTTAAGAATCATTAGAGAATTGATTGAATTTCATCCAAAAAGTAAAAAAACAAATATTGCGGCAGCTTTAAAATTTTTATCTAGTGTCATTAAAAGAAGTGCAATTGTTTTTATGCTATCTGATTTTATGGATGATGATTATGAAAAAACACTTAAAATTGCAGCTAACAAACACGATTTAACGGGTATTAGAGTGTATGATAAGCACGATGAAGAAATTCCGAATTTAGGAATGGTTCCTATGTTAGACTCAGAAACTGGAGCTATTCAACTAGTGAATACATCGTCTAAAACAACTAGAAGAAATTACAAAGCCAATGCTTTAAGGCTTGCTGATTATTACATGAATACCTTTAAAAGAGGCGGTGCCGGCACTATTAACACAAGGGTTGATGAAAGTTATGTAAAAAAATTATTAGGCTATTTTAAATATAAAGGGAAATAA
- a CDS encoding AAA family ATPase has protein sequence MDVDVRAINEKIERESAFIDILTFEMNKVIVGQKQMIESLLIGLLGNGHILLEGVPGLAKTLAINTLSKAIQASFSRVQFTPDLLPADVVGTMIYNMKENDFMIKKGPIFANFVLADEINRAPAKVQSALLEAMQERQITIGDTTFKLDEPFLVMATQNPVEQEGTYPLPEAQVDRFMLKVVIDYPKLQDEQIIMRQNLTGGFANVNPVVSVEQIIRARQIAGEVYMDEKIEKYILDIIFATRYPEKYNLPNLKDLISFGASPRGSINLAKAAKCYAFIKRRGYVIPEDVRAVVFDVLRHRIGITYEAEAENVTSVDIINSIINEVEVP, from the coding sequence ATGGATGTAGATGTAAGAGCTATTAATGAAAAAATAGAAAGAGAAAGTGCCTTTATAGATATTCTTACTTTTGAGATGAATAAAGTAATTGTTGGGCAAAAACAAATGATAGAAAGTTTGTTGATTGGTTTGCTCGGTAATGGTCATATTTTATTAGAAGGAGTGCCTGGTTTGGCAAAAACTTTAGCAATTAATACCTTGTCCAAAGCTATTCAAGCAAGTTTTAGTAGAGTGCAGTTTACGCCAGATTTATTACCTGCAGATGTTGTTGGAACCATGATTTATAACATGAAAGAAAATGATTTCATGATTAAAAAAGGGCCTATTTTTGCAAACTTTGTTTTAGCAGATGAAATTAACAGAGCACCTGCAAAAGTACAATCTGCATTATTAGAGGCCATGCAAGAACGCCAAATTACCATTGGTGATACGACCTTTAAATTGGATGAACCTTTTTTAGTAATGGCAACACAAAACCCTGTAGAACAAGAAGGTACATATCCTTTACCAGAAGCTCAGGTAGATCGATTTATGTTAAAGGTTGTGATCGACTATCCGAAATTACAAGATGAACAAATAATTATGCGTCAGAATTTAACAGGAGGATTTGCCAATGTAAATCCTGTGGTTTCTGTTGAACAAATTATAAGAGCGAGACAAATTGCTGGTGAAGTGTATATGGACGAAAAAATCGAAAAATATATTCTTGATATTATTTTTGCAACGCGTTATCCTGAAAAATATAATTTACCCAATTTAAAAGATTTAATCAGTTTTGGAGCTTCGCCAAGGGGAAGTATCAATTTAGCAAAAGCGGCAAAATGTTATGCTTTTATAAAAAGAAGAGGCTACGTAATTCCAGAGGATGTAAGAGCTGTTGTTTTTGATGTTTTGCGTCACAGAATTGGCATTACCTATGAAGCAGAAGCAGAAAATGTAACTTCTGTAGATATTATTAATTCAATTATTAATGAAGTAGAAGTGCCATAA
- a CDS encoding RNA polymerase sigma factor produces MEKLPDKFIWKSLKEGDLNAFSILFESYYPKLHSYGLKICKDIALTEDTLQDFFLYVFEHRENLSDLETIAPYLFTSYKRFLIRVMKKNMKLKHSDSFDDTFIDLQFTVEEVMTNQETENFKNSNLTVLLNKLPNRQKEAIYLKYYSDLKAGEISEIMGINYQSVVNTLYKALKNLKQEISILKLFD; encoded by the coding sequence ATGGAAAAATTACCAGATAAGTTTATATGGAAATCTTTGAAAGAAGGTGATTTAAACGCATTTTCTATTCTTTTTGAAAGTTACTACCCCAAATTACATAGTTATGGTTTAAAAATATGTAAAGACATTGCTTTAACAGAAGACACTTTGCAAGATTTCTTTTTATATGTATTTGAGCATAGAGAAAATTTGAGTGATTTAGAGACCATTGCACCGTATCTTTTTACATCTTACAAACGCTTTTTAATAAGAGTGATGAAAAAAAACATGAAACTAAAACATTCCGATTCTTTCGATGATACTTTTATAGATCTTCAGTTTACGGTAGAAGAAGTGATGACAAATCAAGAAACAGAAAATTTTAAAAACAGTAATCTTACCGTTCTTTTAAATAAGCTACCAAATAGGCAAAAAGAAGCTATTTATTTAAAGTATTATAGTGATTTGAAAGCCGGAGAAATTTCCGAAATTATGGGTATTAATTACCAAAGTGTTGTCAACACGCTCTACAAAGCGCTTAAGAATTTGAAACAGGAAATTTCTATTTTAAAATTATTTGACTAA
- a CDS encoding FecR family protein: protein MIHKKYTSIDDFLEDVSFHNWVLQKNATDVHFWEFWIANNPEKRELVNKAKALVLGVSFKKDFVSKEKVAFEWKKLESTIKAQNTISKRKVRFLKPLTVAASILLVVTLGFYFKNSFSKITHRTHFGEILNIKLQDGSDVTLNSNSSLSYYKNESRKVWLSGEAFFEVDKKLETNAKFLVLTNDLTVEVYGTSFNVNSKNKKTAVFLEEGKIWLKLKNGTDKKMIPGNFITYSSEKKEILEDKNIFNATIKTSWKDGSLLFDNLSLIEAMKKIEESYGFSIIFKDDETKKINITGAVPTTNIDICIKAIEKSVDVVIEKKDNSLIISKK, encoded by the coding sequence ATGATTCATAAAAAATATACCTCAATTGATGATTTTCTAGAAGACGTCTCTTTTCATAATTGGGTTTTGCAGAAAAATGCCACTGATGTTCATTTCTGGGAATTTTGGATTGCCAATAATCCTGAAAAAAGAGAGCTGGTTAATAAAGCCAAAGCTCTTGTTTTGGGGGTTTCTTTTAAGAAAGATTTTGTAAGCAAAGAAAAAGTTGCTTTCGAGTGGAAAAAATTAGAATCTACAATTAAGGCCCAAAACACAATCTCAAAACGAAAAGTAAGATTTTTAAAACCATTAACTGTGGCAGCTTCAATACTTTTAGTAGTTACGCTTGGTTTTTATTTTAAAAATAGTTTCTCTAAAATTACACATAGAACACATTTTGGCGAAATTTTAAACATTAAGTTACAAGACGGCAGCGATGTTACTTTAAATTCAAACTCTAGCTTATCGTATTATAAAAATGAAAGTAGAAAAGTTTGGTTGTCTGGAGAAGCTTTTTTTGAAGTTGATAAAAAACTAGAAACCAACGCAAAATTTTTGGTGCTAACCAATGATTTAACTGTAGAAGTTTATGGAACTTCTTTTAATGTAAACTCTAAAAATAAAAAGACCGCAGTTTTTTTGGAGGAAGGAAAAATTTGGTTAAAACTTAAAAATGGCACCGATAAAAAAATGATTCCAGGCAACTTTATTACGTACTCTTCTGAGAAAAAAGAAATTTTAGAGGATAAAAATATTTTTAATGCTACCATAAAAACTTCTTGGAAAGATGGATCTTTACTTTTTGATAACTTATCTTTGATTGAAGCCATGAAAAAAATAGAAGAATCTTATGGTTTTTCTATTATTTTTAAAGATGATGAAACTAAAAAAATTAATATTACGGGGGCTGTTCCTACAACAAATATTGACATTTGTATCAAAGCAATTGAAAAGTCTGTAGATGTCGTTATCGAGAAAAAAGACAATAGTTTAATCATCAGTAAAAAATAG